Proteins encoded within one genomic window of Trichoderma asperellum chromosome 2, complete sequence:
- a CDS encoding uncharacterized protein (CAZy:GH81): MVSKNIFAEPIDVKLPPSQILTRKDHPVPRKGISENGPLQTNKFYSNFFLDDQRCPTFTFPYSVAWAGGKGVTASWGMACSHTEASQRVFGKEKFNGASSYYLNPVGIHSLVISAKELGRETTLSIDSMTAFSARVHLSKDSESEPAISFPLVQGMAYITAQYSGATPLIQTGVFFKTMTRVTRNLKSDLAKFTFHLEDGSTWLVYAWKTRGLPLELKVVNNGLAESKNPFYGIIQVCKCPKNQESENLLDDGAGIYPVTLELTGTARAYEGSYSFNFDIDGHQTGNLYMYALPHHVESFDKETERRIQRDAQLQSTTKGLATLVRGNRWTMIESAMPVDMSFAPWDPKRGSIEKLSDQAKRIIHAAAAKEVAQNMISQSNLDSMYFSGKALAKFATILYVIKHMLGDKALTQTGLGQLKAAFATFAANEQKFPLVHETAWGGIVSSASYETGNSGADFGNTYYNDHHFHYGYHILAAAIIGHLDPDWLKQNRDYVNVLVRDVANPSAKDKLFPMWRNFDWYHGHSWAHGLYAAMDGKDQESSSEDMMHAYAIKMWGKVSNNADLEARGNLQLSIIARSLQNYYLYKNDNKVQPKQFIGNKVAGILFENKVDHTTYFDPNIEAIQGIHMIPILPSTPFVRTKDFVQEEWDAFFSNGRVDDIGNAWKGIIWASYASVEPRKAWEFFSSRSFSPQWLDGGASLTWFMAYSAALGEI; this comes from the exons ATGGTATCAAAGAACATTTTCGCGGAGCCCATTGATGTCAAGCTGCCGCCTTCTCAAATCTTAACCCGAAAGGACCATCCTGTGCCACGGAAGGGAATATCAGAAAATGGACCGCTTCAGACAAACAAGTTTTATTCCAATTTCTTCCTGGACGATCAGCGATGCCCGACCTTCACATTTCCTTATTCAGTAGCCTGGGCTGGAGGAAAAGGGGTGACGGCTAGTTGGGGAATGGCATGTTCCCACACCGAAGCCAGCCAGCGGGTTTTCGGCAAGGAGAAGTTTAATGGTGCTTCATCTTACTACCTCAACCCCGTAGGCATTCACTCTTTGGTTATTTCAGCCAAAGAGCTTGGGAGAGAGACTACTCTCAGCATCGATAGCATGACCGCCTTCTCTGCACGGGTCCATCTCAGCAAGGATAGCGAATCGGAACCAGCCATCTCATTTCCCCTGGTACAAGGAATGGCATATATCACGGCACAATACAGCGGCGCGACCCCCCTTATTCAAACTGGTGTGTTCTTCAAGACTATGACTCGGGTAACACGAAACCTCAAATCGGACCTAGCCAAGTTCACATTCCATCTGGAAGACGGATCGACTTGGCTGGTGTACGCTTGGAAGACAAGGGGGCTTCCGCTAGAACTTAAAGTGGTCAACAATGGCCTAGCTGAATCAAAGAATCCCTTCTATGGCATTATACAAGTGTGCAAATGTCCGAAAAATCAAGAATCTGAGAATCTTTTGGACGACGGTGCAGGCATTTACCCCGTCACGTTGGAATTGACTGGTACAGCTCGCGCTTATGAAGGCAGCTATTCATTTAATTTCGACATAGACGGGCATCAGACGGGCAATCTCTATATGTATGCTCTTCCTCACCACGTGGAATCCTTCGAcaaagagacagagaggcgCATACAAAGGGATGCACAGCTACAATCCACCACCAAGGGCCTTGCTACGCTAGTAAGGGGAAATCGGTGGACCATGATTGAATCCGCGATGCCGGTCGATATGTCGTTTGCTCCCTGGGATCCAAAGAGAGGAAGCATCGAGAAACTATCGGACCAGGCGAAGAGGATCATCCATGCGGCAGCTGCGAAAGAAGTAGCGCAGAATATGATTTCGCAGAGCAATCTAGATTCCATGTACTTTAGCGGAAAG GCCCTGGCCAAGTTTGCAACAATCCTATACGTAATCAAGCACATGCTAGGAGACAAAGCTCTAACACAAACAGGGCTGGGGCAACTCAAGGCGGCGTTTGCCACGTTTGCAGCCAATGAGCAAAAGTTTCCTCTTGTTCATGAGA CCGCTTGGGGTGGCATTGTATCATCTGCAAGCTACGAGACGGGTAATTCTGGCGCCGACTTTGGAAACACTTACTACAATGATCACCATTTCCACTATGGCTATCACATTCTTGCTGCCGCAATCATTGGTCACCTGGATCCAGACTGGTTAAAGCAAAACAGAGATTATGTCAATGTTCTGGTTCGAGATGTGGCCAATCCAAGCGCCAAAGACAAGCTCTTTCCCATGTGGCGCAACTTTGACTGGTACCACGGCCACAGCTGGGCTCACGGTCTCTATGCCGCCATGGACGGCAAG GACCAAGAGTCAAGCTCAGAGGACATGATGCACGCGTATGCCATCAAAATGTGGGGCAAAGTCAGCAACAATGCTGATCTCGAGGCAAg GGGTAACTTGCAGCTCTCCATCATCGCCCGTAGCCTGCAGAATTATTACCTGTATAAGAACGACAACAAGGTACAGCCCAAGCAGTTTATTGGCAACAAAGTCGCAGGCATCCTATTCGAGAACAAGGTAGACCACACAACGTACTTTGATCCTAACATTGAGGCCATTCAAGGGATCCACATGATCCCTATTCTCCCTTCGACGCCATTTGTGAGGACCAAGGATTTTGTACAGGAGGAATGGGACGCTTTTTTCAGCAACGGCAGGGTTGATGACATTGGCAACGCCTGGAAGGGTATCATTTGGGCCAGCTACGCCTCGGTTGAGCCCAGGAAGGCATGGGAATTCTTTAGCTCGCGGTCGTTTAGCCCCCAGTGGCTGGATGGCGGAGCATCGCTGACGTGGTTTATGGCTTATTCTGCTG CTCTTGGGGAAATATGA
- a CDS encoding uncharacterized protein (EggNog:ENOG41), which produces MSEAAKPTLYPRYCFHLSPTVNTWCLLHAAEIHALDQHAGFDAENFFFYRNLPIKWVRIVGIVVAVEQFLNRRLYTIDDSSGRNIVALTTCPVSAKSKNESVACELRANTEARAADLQQADPYADVDVGTVVDVKGGLSSFRDERQINVEKMVIVKSTAQEVVLWEKRTKFHREILDVPWLLRDRDIHRCRREAERSQAKKEQKRIKEEEKKVGTRETDTKLPVRGLKRKGSRDDGAAKRMRMIIQENALTGKYSALGL; this is translated from the exons ATGAGCGAGGCAGCCAAGCCTACACTTTATCCGCGATACTGCTTTCATCTATCGCCAACCGTGAATACGTGGTGCCTGTTGCACGCTGCCGAAATCCATGCTTTAGATCAGCATGCCGGCTTTGACG CCGaaaacttctttttctacAGAAATCTCCCGATAAAATGGGTGCGCATCGttggcatcgtcgtcgccgtcgaaCAGTTCCTCAACCGACGACTTTATACTATTGATGatagcagcggcagaaatATTGTCGCCCTAACTACATGTCCAGTCTCTGCAAAGTCAAAGAATGAATCGGTAGCTTGTGAATTGCGAGCGAATACAGAAGCACGAGCGGCTGATCTGCAGCAGGCAGACCCCTACGCAGATGTTGATGTAGGCACGGTAGTTGACGTGAAGGGGGGATTGTCATCTTTTCGCGACGAGCGACAGATCAACGTCGAAAAGATGGTCATTGTGAAGAGCACGGCTCAAGAAGTGGTGCTCTGGGAAAAACGAACCAAATTCCATCGCGAGATCCTGGATGTCCCTTGGCTGCTTCGAGATAGGGATATACATCGATGTCGTCGGGAAGCAGAACGTTCCcaggcaaaaaaagagcagaagaggataaaggaggaggagaagaaagttgGAACAAGAGAAACAGATACGAAGCTACCTGTAAGAggtttgaaaagaaaaggctctCGTGATGACGGCGCGGCCAAGAGAATGCGGATGATTATCCAGGAGAATGCATTAACAGGGAAATACAGTGCTCTTGGACTATAG
- a CDS encoding uncharacterized protein (EggNog:ENOG41) translates to MDSSASQDHKTAMQHALELAKKSPPKPTNFRVGAILMRLEDGHVSAEGYTLELPGNTHAEECCLLKLAEEHSTTEEDLGTAMKSPHVLYTTVEPCFKRLSGKLPCVERILRQKSWIKKVYVGVLEPETFVGKNPGRQLLEDGGVEVHYVPGFEEEILAVAAAGHASS, encoded by the coding sequence ATGGATTCATCGGCGAGCCAAGATCACAAGACGGCAATGCAGCACGCATTGGAATTGGCAAAGAAATCCCCGCCAAAGCCGACCAACTTCCGCGTGGGAGCCATCCTGATGAGGCTTGAAGATGGTCATGTTTCTGCCGAGGGCTACACCCTGGAGCTCCCAGGCAACACACATGCTGAGGAATGCTGTCTGTTGAAGCTCGCAGAGGAGCATTCGACCACTGAAGAAGATTTGGGTACTGCGATGAAGAGCCCGCACGTCCTTTATACGACGGTTGAGCCCTGTTTCAAGCGTCTGAGTGGCAAGCTGCCGTGTGTTGAGCGCATTCTTCGCCAGAAGTCGTGGATCAAAAAGGTTTACGTTGGAGTCTTGGAGCCGGAAACCTTTGTTGGGAAGAACCCGGGTCGCCAGCTTCTGGAGGACGGCGGTGTTGAAGTCCACTACGTCCCTggatttgaagaagaaatccttGCGGTAGCAGCTGCTGGTCACGCATCGTCATGA
- a CDS encoding uncharacterized protein (EggNog:ENOG41~CAZy:GH115) codes for MLEQKIVSFEPGDGFSIVGASIFADEQDFPGVVIAAGNLSQDFTKVIGRQSNPIVKTGPSASPAKSCIVIGSLDKSPTIRLLRDQGKIDPSRIEGKWESWMTTVVHNPFDGYDNALVIAGSDKRGAIFGTYSLSEQIGVSPWHWWADVPPKKQQKIFALPVTTFNGEPSVKYRGIFINDECPGMDSWVHEKFGPKFDSNLYHYIFELLLRLKANFMWPAMWRGYPYPGRSFFVDDPKNQELADTYGIVMGTSHHEPMQRAMNEWSTTQPEGTWNWDTNKAKVTQYFEEGAERAVPYESYFTMGMRGEGDVPMTGGDPVKILTDVLGVQRGIIKKNYGKEDGVLQLMALYKEVQGYYEKGLVIPDDVTLLFGDDNFGTIRRLPTEEENKRSGGSGYYYHFQYTGYPRCYRWINSNTLGKALHQLQLAHYRGANRIWIFNVGDLKPVEIPMSFAFDLAWDVNSITATTLPQYFEHLATREFGEKYASQIGKSWYDFNKLVAIRKQDHIDASTFVIQKYHEADNVLARWGKLMEEVEAIYSHIEEGQKSAFFQLVLHPVKATYIFTQVRVAQYTNQLFAKQRRNTTNVLLKKCISLMDDDHDLFEEFNSISDGKWDLILRQPHYGYGDTGAEPSRNMIDGLCYVQTKEDSNPSVGHMGIAVEGIEGINPGHINEDSDKTHPSRGFLEPGVTLPFITPYGEQTRYFEVFHRGTKEFSWKAKPQYDWIKLSTYEGHLNPRDDDIRVIVTIDWAKVPTDFDAKVMIEIIGTRDGYEQVHMTVRNSRVPAEFEGFVEESGHLAIDAGNWVTEPYIRLPALGRPIAGAVTLPFDTDFSKPDEIPFLKYPIYVFSQHDNTNLELQFNMTLETEKTSRMQYDVRFDGGPIKTYRLTEDESNAEDVPKNWAAAVMDCVWKKGHNLGTVKKGSHTIEVRLRSQNICLEKLILDLGDLRYTYLGPPQSEFVKEGKSNGVDAIGHMDRLEIDLGF; via the exons ATGCTTGAACAGAAGATTGTATCTTTTGAGCCGGGAGATGGGTTCAGCATTGTTGGTGCCAGTATCTTTGCCGATGAGCAAGACTTCCCTGGCGTGGTCATTGCGGCAGGCAATCTATCTCAAGACTTTACCAAGGTCATCGGACGTCAATCCAATCCCATTGTGAAGACTGGCCCTTCGGCTTCCCCGGCCAAATCGTGTATTGTTATCGGCTCTCTGGACAAATCTCCGACAATTCGGCTCCTGAGAGACCAAGGGAAGATTGATCCTAGTCGGATTGAAGGAAAATGGGAGTCATGGATGACGACAGTTGTGCATAATCCTTTTGATGGCTATGACAATGCCTTGGTCATTGCTGGAAGCGATAAAAGAGGAGCTATTTTTGGCACGTATTCTCTTTCAGAACAAATTGGTGTATCACC ATGGCATTGGTGGGCAGATGTGCCTccaaaaaagcagcagaagatcTTTGCTTTGCCTGTAACAACTTTCAATGGAGAGCCCAGCGTCAAATATCGTGGCATATTCATCAACGACGAGTGTCCAGGGATGGACAGCTGGGTCCACGAAAAGTTTGGCCCCAAATTTGATTCAAATTTGTATCATTACATCTTTGAACTGCTCTTGCGACTCAAAGCAAACTTTATGTGGCCCGCAATGTGGAGAGGATATCCTTACCCTGGCCGGTCTTTCTTTGTGGATGATCCGAAGAATCAAGAGCTTGCAGACACATACGGTATCGTGATGGGTACTTCACACCATGAACCAATGCAGAGGGCCATGAACGAGTGGTCTACTACGCAACCGGAAGGAACCTGGAATTGGGATACAAATAAAGCAAAGGTTACTCAGTACTTTGAAGAGGGTGCAGAGAGGGCGGTTCCTTATGAATCCTATTTCACTATGGGAATGAGAGGCGAAGGCGATGTACCAATGACGGGAGGCGATCCTGTCAAGATCCTTACCGACGTGCTAGGTGTGCAGAGAGGCATTATCAAGAAGAACTATGGAAAGGAAGATGGGGTTTTGCAGCTCATGGCGCTCTACAAAGAGGTCCAAGGATATTATGAAAAGGGGCTTGTTATCCCTGACGACGTGACACTCTTATTCGGAGACGATAACTTTGGAACCATTCGTCGCCTTCCcacagaggaggagaacAAGAGGTCTGGAGGCTCAGGTTATTACTACCATTTCCAGTACACGGGCTACCCGCGCTGTTACAGATGGATCAACAGTAATACTCTGGGTAAGGCTCTTCATCAGCTCCAGTTGGCTCATTATCGGGGCGCAAATCGTATATGGATCTTCAACGTTGGAGACTTGAAGCCTGTCGAGATTCCCATGAGTTTTGCATTTGACCTAGCCTGGGATGTTAATTCCATCACGGCCACTACGCTACCGCAGTACTTTGAGCATCTCGCTACACGTGAGTTTGGCGAAAAATACGCAAGTCAGATTGGAAAGTCCTGGTACGATTTTAATAAGCTGGTGGCGATACGTAAGCAAGATCACATTGATGCTTCTACATTCGTCATTCAGAAGTACCACGAAGCCGATAACGTCCTTGCACGGTGGGGTAAGCTCATGGAAGAGGTTGAAGCCATTTACTCACACATTGAGGAGGGTCAAAAGTCAGCGTTTTTCCAGCTCGTGCTTCATCCCGTAAAGGCCACCTACATATTCACTCAAGTTCGTGTGGCTCAGTATACAAATCAGCTTTTCGCCAAACAGCGCAGGAACACGACCAATGTGTTGCTGAAAAAGTGCATCAGCCTTATGGATGATGATCATGATTTGTTTGAGGAGTTCAATTCCATATCCGATGGCAAATGGGATCTCATTCTTCGTCAGCCCCATTACGGCTATGGCGATACTGGTGCGGAACCTTCACGCAACATGATTGATGGTCTTTGCTATGTACAAACCAAAGAAGACTCTAACCCAAGTGTTGGTCATATGGGAATAGCCGTGGAAGGCATTGAGGGTATCAATCCTGGTCATATCAATGAAGATTCCGACAAAACTCATCCATCCCGTGGATTCCTCGAGCCTGGCGTGACTCTCCCATTCATCACTCCTTATGGGGAGCAAACCCGCTACTTTGAGGTCTTCCACCGTGGTACAAAGGAGTTCAGCTGGAAGGCTAAGCCACAGTACGACTGGATCAAGCTTTCCACGTATGAAGGCCATCTCAACCCTCGAGATGATGATATCAGAGTCATCGTAACCATTGACTGGGCGAAAGTACCCACCGATTTTGATGCCAAGGTCATGATTGAAATCATCGGCACTCGTGATGGCTACGAACAGGTTCATATGACTGTCAGGAATAGTCGCGTTCCCGCTGAATTTGAAGGATTTGTCGAAGAGAGCGGCCATCTAGCTATTGATGCCGGGAACTGGGTCACAGAACCATATATCCGGCTACCTGCTCTTGGCCGACCTATTGCTGGAGCTGTCACACTCCCCTTTGATACTGACTTTAGCAAGCCAGACGAAATTCCATTCCTCAAGTATCCCATTTATGTCTTCTCACAGCACGACAATACCAATCTCGAGCTTCAGTTCAACATGACCCTTGAAACCGAAAAGACAAGCCGGATGCAATACGATGTGCGCTTTGATGGTGGACCCATCAAAACATATCGTCTTACAGAGGATGAGTCGAATGCTGAAGACGTTCCTAAGAActgggccgccgccgtcatgGATTGCGTCTGGAAGAAAGGGCATAACTTGGGCACGGTGAAGAAGGGTAGCCACACAATTGAGGTGCGGCTTAGGAGCCAGAACATTTGTCTAGAGAAGCTGATTCTTGATCTTGGTGATTTGCGGTACACGTATCTGGGGCCGCCACAGAGTGAGTTTGTTAAGGAGGGGAAGAGTAATGGTGTAGACGCTATTGGACATATGGATCGCTTGGAGATTGATCTTGGCTTTTAA